GAGGGCGCGGCCAACGTCATCTTCCGCCGGCAGATCGCCGACGCCGAGGACCCCGAAGCCATGCGCACCCGCATGGTCAAGGAGTACAAGGCCGAGCTGATGCACCCCTACTACGCGGCCGAGCGCGGTCTCGTCGACGACGTCATCGACCCCGCCGAGACCCGCGAGGTGCTCATCGCCTCGCTCGCCATGCTCCGCAACAAGCACGCCGACCTGCCGTCCCGCAAGCACGGCAACCCCCCGCAGTAGTCGTCCTCCGCGGCGGCGCGACGCGCCGCACGGTCCACGAAACCCTGCCGAGAAGACGGAGACACCCCACCATGAGCCTGACGTCCGCCGAGTCCGTCCTGCGCGTCGAGAAGGGTCACGCCGACCCCGAGGAGCTGGCGGCCATCACCGCCGTCCTGATGGCCCGCGCCGCCTCCCAGCCGCCC
The nucleotide sequence above comes from Streptomyces sp. NBC_01116. Encoded proteins:
- a CDS encoding acyl-CoA carboxylase subunit epsilon, whose amino-acid sequence is MSLTSAESVLRVEKGHADPEELAAITAVLMARAASQPPAPAHRGRDTAGWRRLERTPGFRAPHSWQG